The proteins below come from a single Cannabis sativa cultivar Pink pepper isolate KNU-18-1 chromosome 3, ASM2916894v1, whole genome shotgun sequence genomic window:
- the LOC115698711 gene encoding uncharacterized protein LOC115698711, whose amino-acid sequence MVRTRGSMSPSPEVSGSKKKVEKAEEVSKNMVGSGSKVVESDKEKKNKNLSISKRSGVSEATSNDRRSKKLKSVVEDEDDFDSECDEAPIVLPKKLKVWDFYLKPEDRFCGKIIYWFDVGVIAEIKGRLNAKQLTMFQESCFGHFLDLEECNMQSQVIHTALCREVHQANVKEIWFDFGNSRTRFRLGEFAIISGLLCKGDSSMEKYIGRGDTFVDKYFSDMTVNYAAIKQRFLNSIFKDDVFAFRMAVLYFVTNFLLSKPGRKKVSSGLLHLIGSGEFNSFPWGKVAYDTTLYSLRTVLKEKNKKKVVDETKGTVASKAKGKNIKGKEKDYNSKTYKLCGFPFAFQVWLYEVIPLFKKQGLCTYDASPDYRMCRWSSVGNPFSGEVEKKIYMSTKFSVTRMFPSAEENQKLDIAGFEFSYGSESDDDFEDVRQPRVDVDKTGSSGVEKKSTISLAVLDELKDSVLGLVVRQVGLECVLKEFRKEVDEKFALLEENLKGYIDRKVGEDLTFYFDTKFSELKDLIKDSIENVVPQSNEDEDEDDGGGGGNDSPRNLDDISDDVEPTVKGDGEDAGEDAADVKDGEDCVGGDGDVYKEIKNISEMSVKEVDSQDFAGLCSLEKDMPNFDILGSLLGQNETVAMVEDEVLGSDGGNVGGVEGVAEKVSAGTDDGFSESVMAVINQKVDDVCHAYEVKKIMDKIKVCESPKSKRAHKPSVVLQSPYRNDFGSSGSNEKMKKKNVKGQYAFNSGLFDPPHELQQKAFDEWFCVGFKDENKKKKFVQGKNLFSPALDFCIDSVQDKWWFYDLLTPGRCLSDSHMDVIFYYLRKKLKYDPNVAVSATTTDYHFCFKVVELYDKFVKSGNKIDAVPKSNIVTEYMSGYYMYANKDWLRVDYVLIYMHIKDEKHWILIIFDIRARCLNVYNFLGSRHELDRKTAGYVKPFAVVLPICLSFIDYYSRRMDIDTSQGFFKGKKEEDMLDVFVVTKLPQQVDNDCGLFVAKYADFFIHGCIEKLPNPLDVGFFRRKLAVELYVHAKKKLLNDYDSESEFPGRIPKA is encoded by the exons ATGGTGCGTACTAGGGGTTCAATGTCTCCATCACCGGAGGTGTCTGGTTCGAAGAAGAAGGTTGAAAAAGCAGAGGAGGTTTCGAAAAACATGGTTGGTTCTGGTTCGAAGGTCGTTGAGTCTGATAAGGAGAAGAAGAACAAGAATCTCTCCATTTCGAAGAGGAGTGGTGTTTCTGAAGCTACCTCTAACGATCGGCGCTCTAAGAAATTGAAGAGTGTTGTTGAAGATGAGGATGATTTTGATTCAGAATGTGATGAAGCACCTATTGTGTTGCCAAAAAAATTGAAG GTTTGGGATTTTTACTTGAAACCAGAGGATAGATTTTGTGGAAAAATCATATACTGGTTTGATGTGGGTGTTATTGCAGAAATCAAGGGTAGATTGAATGCTAAGCAACTTACTATGTTTCAAGAATCTTGTTTTGGGCATTTTCTAGATCTTGAGGAGTGCAACATGCAATCTCAGGTTATACACACTGCTTTGTGTAGGGAGGTTCATCAGGCAAATGTCAAGGAAATTTGGTTTGATTTTGGTAATTCTAGGACTCGTTTTAGGTTAGGTGAATTTGCTATTATTAGTGGATTGTTGTGTAAGGGTGACAGTAGTATGGAAAAATATATAGGAAGGGGAGATACTTTTGTGGACAAGTATTTTAGTGACATGACTGTTAACTATGCTGCCATTAAACAACGATTCTTGAATAGTATCTTCAAAGATGATGTGTTTGCTTTTAGAATGGCTGTGCTTTATTTTGTTACGAATTTCTTGCTTAGTAAGCCTGGTCGCAAGAAAGTAAGTAGTGGGTTACTTCATTTAATTGGTTCTGGTGAGTTTAACAGTTTTCCATGGGGTAAGGTTGCGTATGATACTACTTTGTATAGCTTGAGGACTGTTTTAAAGGAAAAAAACAAGAAGAAAGTTGTTGATGAGACGAAGGGTACAGTTGCTTCGAAGGCAAAAGGGAAGAACATTAAGGGTAAAGAAAAGGATTACAATAGTAAGACGTACAAGTTGTGTGGTTTCCCTTTTGCGTTTCAGGTTTGGCTCTATGAGGTTATTCCTCTTTTTAAGAAGCAAGGTTTATGTACATATGATGCTTCTCCAGATTATAGGATGTGTAGGTGGAGTAGTGTGGGCAATCCTTTCTCAGGTGAAGTGgagaagaaaatatatatgtcaACTAAG TTTTCTGTTACCCGCATGTTTCCTTCAgctgaggaaaatcaaaagttagaTATTGCTGGGTTTGAGTTTTCTTATGGGTCAGAATCTGATGATGATTTTGAGGATGTGAGACAGCCAAGAGTAGATGTTGACAAGACTGGTAGCTCTGGAGTTGAGAAAAAATCTACTATAAGTCTTGCTGTGTTGGATGAGCTTAAAGATTCGGTGTTGGGGCTTGTAGTTAGGCAAGTTGGATTGGAGTGTGTTTTGAAAGAATTTCGTAAGGAAGTTGATGAAAAATTTGCATTACTTGAGGAAAATTTGAAGGGTTACATTGATCGTAAAGTTGGAGAGgatttaactttttattttgataCGAAGTTTTCAGAATTGAAAGATTTGATTAAAGATAGTATTGAGAATGTTGTACCACAG AGTAATGAGGATGAAGATGAGGATgacggtggtggtggtggcaaTGATAGTCCTCGTAACCTAGATGACATTAGTGATGATGTTGAG ccTACTGTTAAGGGGGATGGTGAGGATGCTGGTGAAGATGCTGCTGATGTGAAGGATGGTGAAGATTGTGTTGGTGGTGACGGTGATGTTTATAAg gaaattaaaaatatttccgAGATGTCTGTGAAAGAAGTTGATAGTCAAGATTTTGCTGGTTTATGTTCTTTGGAAAAG GATATGCCAAATTTTGACATATTGGGTTCGTTATTAGGACAAAATGAGACTGTTGCAATGGTAGAGGATGAAGTTTTGGGTTCTGATGGTGGTAATGTAGGTGGAGTTGAGGGAGTTGCTGAGAAAGTTAGTGCGGGTACCGATGATGGTTTTTCAGAATCTGTGATGGCTGTTATAAATCAGAAAGTGGATGATGTGTGTCATGCATATGAAGTGAAGAAGATTATG GACAAGATTAAGGTTTGTGAATCTCCCAAATCAAAGAGGGCTCATAAGCCTAGCGTGGTTTTACAGAGTCCTTACAGAAATGATTTTGGGTCTTCTGGTAGTAATGaaaagatgaagaaaaagaatGTTAAAGGTCAATATGCGTTTAATTCTGGGTTGTTTGATCCTCCGCACGAACTTCAACAGAAGGCATTTGATGAGTGGTTCTGTGTTGGGTTCAAGGATGAGAATAA GAAGAAGAAGTTTGTTCAAGGGAAGAATCTTTTTAGTCCTGCTTTAGATTTCTGCATTGATAGTGTTCAGGACAAGTGGTGGTTTTATGATCTTTTGACCCCTGGGAGGTGCCTTAGTGACTCG CATATGgatgtaatattttattactTGCGAAAGAAGTTGAAGTATGATCCTAATGTTGCAGTGTCTGCAACAACCACAGATTATCATTTCTGTTTTAAGGTGGTTGAATTGTATGATAAGTTTGTCAAGTCTGGAAACAAGATTGATGCTGTGCCTAAGAGTAACATTGTTACTGAATACATGAGTGGGTATTACATGTATGCTAACAAAGATTGGCTACGTGTTGATTATGTGTTGATTTACATGCATATTAAGGATGAAAAGCATTGGATTTTGATCATTTTTGATATTAGGGCTAGGTGTctcaatgtttataatttcttagGGTCTAGACATGAGTTGGACAGGAAAACAGCTGGTTATGTCAAGCCTTTTGCAGTGGTGTTGCCTATATGTTTGTCATTCATTGACTATTACAGTAGGAGGATGGATATTGACACAAGCCAAGGATTTTTTAAAGGGAAAAAGGAGGAGGACATGCTTGATGTCTTTGTTGTTACTAAGTTACCTCAACAAGTAGACAA TGATTGTGGCTTGTTCGTGGCTAAGTATGCTGATTTCTTTATTCATGGATGTATTGAGAAACTTCCAAATCCTCTAGATGTGGGGTTTTTTAGGAGGAAGCTCGCTGTTGAGTTGTATGTTCATGCCAAGAAGAAACTGTTGAATGATTATGATTCTGAGTCTGAGTTTCCTGGGAGGATTCCAAAAGCTTGA
- the LOC115709567 gene encoding phosphoethanolamine N-methyltransferase 2 isoform X1, which translates to MASAAAHVNNVIIEEREIQKCYWKEHSVDLTLEAMMLDSKASDLDKEERPEVLSLLPPYDGKSVVELGAGIGRFTGELAQKAGQLIALDFIEDVIRKNEKMNGHYKNVKFMCADVMSPGLNISDESVDLIFSNWLLMYLSDQEVEKLAERMVKWLKVGGFIFFRESCFHRSGDSKRKYNPTHYREPRFYTKVFKECHTKDESGNCYELSLVGCKCIGAYVRNKKNQNQICWTWQKVSSQDDKDFQKFLDNVQYKCSGILRYERVFGPGYVSTGGFETTKEFVKKLELKPGQRVLDVGCGIGGGDFYMAENFDVEVVGIDLSVNMISLALERATGLKCSVEFEVADCTKKTYPHNSFDVIYSRDTILHIQDKSTLFKSFFKWLKPGGKVLISDYCKSTRTPSIEFSNYIKQRGYDLHDVEAYGQMLKNAGFEDVIAEDRTNLFIAVLQRELDVVEKEKEEFISDFSKEDYNDIVGGWKSKLIRSTCGEQRWGLFIANKK; encoded by the exons ATGGCTTCTGCTGCTGCCCATGTGAATAATG taATTATTGAAGAACGTGAAATACAAAAGTGTTACTGGAAAGAACACTCTGTAGATTTAACATTGGAAGCCATGATGCTTGATTCTAAAGCCTCTGATCTTGACAAAGAAGAAAGACCAGag gtattATCTTTGCTACCACCGTACGATGGGAAATCGGTGGTGGAGCTCGGTGCCGGAATCGGTCGTTTCACCGGTGAATTAGCTCAGAAAGCTGGCCAACTCATTGCTCTGGATTTTATTGAGGATGTCATAAGAAAG AATGAAAAGATGAATGGACATTACAAGAATGTGAAGTTCATGTGTGCTGATGTTATGTCCCCTGGTTTGAACATCTCTGATGAATCAGTGGACTTGATTTTCTCAAATTGGCTTCTCATGTATTTATCTGATCaagag gtggAGAAATTGGCAGAAAGAATGGTGAAATGGTTGAAGGTTGGTGGGTTTATTTTCTTCAGAGAATCATGTTTTCATCGATCTGGAGAttctaagagaaaatataatcccACTCATTACCGTGAACCCAGATTTTATACTAAG GTATTCAAAGAGTGTCACACTAAGGATGAATCAGGAAATTGCTATGAACTTTCTTTGGTGGGCTGTAAATGTATTGGAGCTTATGTTCGAAACAAGAAGAACCAAAATCAG ATTtgttggacatggcaaaaaGTGAGTTCTCAAGATGACAAAGATTTCCAGAAATTTTTGGACAATGTTCAGTACAAATGTAGTGGTATTTTACGTTATGAGCGAGTTTTTGGACCAGGTTACGTGAGCACGGGAGGCTTTG AAACAACTAAGGAATTTGTGAAAAAGCTTGAGCTTAAACCTGGTCAGAGGGTTTTAGATGTTGGGTGTGGAATTGGAGGAGGTGACTTCTATATGGCTGAGAATTTTGATGTTGAAGTTGTGGGCATTGATCTTTCTGTTAATATGATATCTCTTGCTCTTGAAAGAGCCACTGGGCTTAAGTGTTCTGTTGAATTTGAAGTTGCTGATTGCACCAAAAAAACTTATCCTCATAATTCATTTGATGTCATTTACAGTAGAGATACCATATTACACATTCAA GACAAATCAACATTATTCAAATCATTCTTCAAGTGGTTGAAACCAGGAGGAAAGGTTCTCATCAGTGATTATTGCAAGAGTACAAGAACTCCTTCAATAGAATTTTCTAACTATATTAAGCAAAGAGGATATGATCTTCATGATGTAGAAGCATATGGACAG ATGCTTAAGAATGCTGGATTTGAAGATGTCATTGCAGAAGATCGTACTAATTTG TTCATTGCAGTTCTGCAACGGGAACTCGATGTTGTCGAAAAGGAAAAGGAAGAATTCATAAGTGATTTTTctaaa GAAGACTATAATGACATAGTTGGAGGGTGGAAATCTAAGTTGATTAGGAGCACATGTGGAGAGCAGAGATGGGGTCTCTTCATTGCCAATAAAAAGTGa
- the LOC115709567 gene encoding phosphoethanolamine N-methyltransferase 2 isoform X2, which translates to MASAAAHVNNVIIEEREIQKCYWKEHSVDLTLEAMMLDSKASDLDKEERPEVLSLLPPYDGKSVVELGAGIGRFTGELAQKAGQLIALDFIEDVIRKVEKLAERMVKWLKVGGFIFFRESCFHRSGDSKRKYNPTHYREPRFYTKVFKECHTKDESGNCYELSLVGCKCIGAYVRNKKNQNQICWTWQKVSSQDDKDFQKFLDNVQYKCSGILRYERVFGPGYVSTGGFETTKEFVKKLELKPGQRVLDVGCGIGGGDFYMAENFDVEVVGIDLSVNMISLALERATGLKCSVEFEVADCTKKTYPHNSFDVIYSRDTILHIQDKSTLFKSFFKWLKPGGKVLISDYCKSTRTPSIEFSNYIKQRGYDLHDVEAYGQMLKNAGFEDVIAEDRTNLFIAVLQRELDVVEKEKEEFISDFSKEDYNDIVGGWKSKLIRSTCGEQRWGLFIANKK; encoded by the exons ATGGCTTCTGCTGCTGCCCATGTGAATAATG taATTATTGAAGAACGTGAAATACAAAAGTGTTACTGGAAAGAACACTCTGTAGATTTAACATTGGAAGCCATGATGCTTGATTCTAAAGCCTCTGATCTTGACAAAGAAGAAAGACCAGag gtattATCTTTGCTACCACCGTACGATGGGAAATCGGTGGTGGAGCTCGGTGCCGGAATCGGTCGTTTCACCGGTGAATTAGCTCAGAAAGCTGGCCAACTCATTGCTCTGGATTTTATTGAGGATGTCATAAGAAAG gtggAGAAATTGGCAGAAAGAATGGTGAAATGGTTGAAGGTTGGTGGGTTTATTTTCTTCAGAGAATCATGTTTTCATCGATCTGGAGAttctaagagaaaatataatcccACTCATTACCGTGAACCCAGATTTTATACTAAG GTATTCAAAGAGTGTCACACTAAGGATGAATCAGGAAATTGCTATGAACTTTCTTTGGTGGGCTGTAAATGTATTGGAGCTTATGTTCGAAACAAGAAGAACCAAAATCAG ATTtgttggacatggcaaaaaGTGAGTTCTCAAGATGACAAAGATTTCCAGAAATTTTTGGACAATGTTCAGTACAAATGTAGTGGTATTTTACGTTATGAGCGAGTTTTTGGACCAGGTTACGTGAGCACGGGAGGCTTTG AAACAACTAAGGAATTTGTGAAAAAGCTTGAGCTTAAACCTGGTCAGAGGGTTTTAGATGTTGGGTGTGGAATTGGAGGAGGTGACTTCTATATGGCTGAGAATTTTGATGTTGAAGTTGTGGGCATTGATCTTTCTGTTAATATGATATCTCTTGCTCTTGAAAGAGCCACTGGGCTTAAGTGTTCTGTTGAATTTGAAGTTGCTGATTGCACCAAAAAAACTTATCCTCATAATTCATTTGATGTCATTTACAGTAGAGATACCATATTACACATTCAA GACAAATCAACATTATTCAAATCATTCTTCAAGTGGTTGAAACCAGGAGGAAAGGTTCTCATCAGTGATTATTGCAAGAGTACAAGAACTCCTTCAATAGAATTTTCTAACTATATTAAGCAAAGAGGATATGATCTTCATGATGTAGAAGCATATGGACAG ATGCTTAAGAATGCTGGATTTGAAGATGTCATTGCAGAAGATCGTACTAATTTG TTCATTGCAGTTCTGCAACGGGAACTCGATGTTGTCGAAAAGGAAAAGGAAGAATTCATAAGTGATTTTTctaaa GAAGACTATAATGACATAGTTGGAGGGTGGAAATCTAAGTTGATTAGGAGCACATGTGGAGAGCAGAGATGGGGTCTCTTCATTGCCAATAAAAAGTGa
- the LOC115709566 gene encoding phosphoethanolamine N-methyltransferase 2: protein MAAVDNAKVLEQEREIQKNYWMEHSADLTVEAMMLDSKASDLDKEERPEVLSLLPPYEGKSVIELGAGIGRFTGELAQKAGHLLAMDFIESAIKKNEEINGHYKNVEFRCADVTSPDLDVPEGSVDLIFSNWLLMYLSDEEVENLAERMVKWLKVGGFIFFRESCFHQSGDSKRKYNPTHYREPRFYTKIFKECQTTDGSGNSFELSLVGCKCIGAYVRNKKNQNQICWTWQKVSSQDDRGFQQFLDTVQYKCTGILRYERVFGSGYVSTGGIETTKEFVAKLDLKPGQRVLDVGCGIGGGDFYMAENFDVEVVGIDLSVNMISLALERAIGLNCSVEFEVADCTTKTYPDNSFDVIYSRDTILHIQDKPSLFKSFFKWLKPGGTVLISDYCKSSGTPTSEFASYIKQRGYDLHDVEEYGQMLSNAGFKEVIAEDRTEQFLQVLQRELDVLEKEKDEFINDFSEEDYNDIVNGWKAKLIRSSSGEQTWGLFIAKKNKE, encoded by the exons ATGGCTGCTGTTGATAATG CCAAAGTGTTGGAACAAGAGCGTGAGATTCAGAAGAATTATTGGATGGAGCATTCGGCGGATCTGACTGTGGAAGCTATGATGCTTGATTCGAAAGCTTCTGATCTTGATAAGGAAGAACGACCAGAG GTACTGTCTCTTTTGCCGCCGTATGAGGGGAAATCTGTGATTGAGTTAGGAGCTGGAATTGGTCGTTTTACTGGTGAATTGGCTCAGAAGGCTGGTCATCTTCTTGCTATGGATTTCATTGAAAGTGCCATAAAGAAG AATGAAGAAATTAATGGACATTACAAGAATGTTGAGTTTAGATGTGCTGATGTGACTTCCCCTGATCTTGATGTACCTGAAGGATCTGTtgatttgattttctcaaattGGCTTCTCATGTATTTGTCAGATGAAGAG GTGGAAAATTTGGCTGAAAGGATGGTGAAATGGTTGAAGGTTGGTGGGTTCATATTTTTCAGGGAATCTTGTTTCCACCAATCTGGTGACTCGAAGCGGAAATACAACCCCACCCATTACCGGGAACCGAGATTCTATACCAAG atttttaaagaaTGCCAAACAACTGATGGATCTGGAAATTCCTTTGAGTTGTCTCTTGTTGGCTGCAAATGTATTGGTGCTTATGTGAGAAACAAAAAGAATCAAAATCAG ATTTGCTGGACATGGCAGAAAGTGAGTTCACAGGATGATAGAGGGTTTCAGCAGTTTTTAGACACTGTTCAGTACAAATGCACTGGCATATTGCGTTATGAGCGTGTTTTCGGCTCGGGCTATGTTAGCACTGGCGGAATTG AAACAACCAAGGAATTTGTGGCAAAATTAGACCTTAAGCCTGGTCAGAGAGTTCTAGATGTTGGCTGTGGAATTGGAGGGGGAGACTTTTATATGGCTGAAAATTTTGATGTTGAAGTTGTTGGCATCGACCTCTCCGTGAATATGATTTCTCTTGCTCTTGAACGCGCCATAGGGCTTAATTGCTCTGTCGAATTTGAAGTTGCTGATTGCACAACAAAGACTTATCCTGATAACTCATTTGATGTAATATACAGCCGCGACACCATATTGCACATTCAA GACAAACCTTCATTGTTCAAGTCATTCTTCAAGTGGTTAAAACCAGGAGGAACAGTTCTTATAAGTGATTATTGCAAGAGTTCAGGAACCCCAACCTCGGAATTTGCAAGTTATATTAAGCAAAGAGGATACGATCTTCATGATGTAGAAGAATACGGCCAA ATGCTTAGCAATGCTGGTTTTAAGGAAGTCATTGCTGAAGACCGCACTGAACAG TTCTTACAAGTTCTGCAGCGGGAACTGGATGTACTCGAAAAAGAAAAGGATGAATTCATCAACGACTTCTCTGAA GAGGACTATAATGATATTGTTAATGGATGGAAAGCGAAGCTGATCAGAAGTTCATCCGGTGAGCAAACATGGGGTCTGTTTATCGCGAAGAAAAACAAAGAGTGA
- the LOC133035546 gene encoding uncharacterized protein LOC133035546, which yields MSLYAIKKNEQHRVKRSSTKDYSLVCVDKNCKWYFLATKHGKTNLFKVRKLVEDHTRSIERIHDDHPQATTEDYSVSISYQKAWRAKEKASEKVIGCPHDSYNEIPGILHMIKKCNPGTITDLVQHDNGHFKYLFFALGVSIEGWKHCTPLIVVDATFLKNAYGGTLIIASAQDADRHIFPLAFSVVDSENDASWQYFMEKLKESYGEREDQCIISDRHESIAKAMKSVFPNLMHGVCCFHLFQNIKTRFRKGGDDLRDAFYCAAKAYNQTDFDDSMRDLDNIDSRIRPYLTNEVGLEKWTRLYSPNKRYSTLTSNIAESVNSALKEIRELPIGTLLECLRCLVQKWSWENKNRALSTFTTLAKVPEKILKDKLERSKKLKVQTSNLVIYTVKEL from the exons ATGAGCCTATATGCAATCAAAAAGAATGAACAGCACAGGGTaaaaagatcatcaacaaaggacTACAGCTTAGTGTGTGTTgataaaaattgtaaatggtACTTCTTGGCAACAAAACATGGAAAAACAAATCTCTTCAAAGTCAGAAAACTTGTGGAAGATCATACACGCTCAATAGAACGCATCCATGACGATCACCCCCAAGCAACAA CAGAAGACTATAGTGTCTCAATTTCTTACCAAAAAGCTTGGAGAGCAAAAgagaaggcttcagaaaaagtaATAGGCTGCCCACATGATTCATACAATGAAATTCCAGGGATTCTGCACATGATAAAAAAATGCAATCCAG GAACAATAACAGACTTAGTCCAACATGACAATGGGCATTTTAAGTACCTATTCTTTGCATTAGGAGTCTCAATAGAAGGCTGGAAACACTGCACACCTCTAATTGTGGTTGATGCAACTTTCCTTAAGAATGCATATGGAGGAACATTGATAATTGCTAGTGCACAAGATGCTGACAGACACATATTCCCACTAGCTTTTTCAGTAGTTGATTCTGAAAATGATGCATCATGGCAATACTTCATGGAAAAGCTCAAAGAATCATATGGGGAGCGTGAAGACCAATGCATAATTTCTGACAGACACGAAAGTATAGCAAAAGCAATGAAATCAGTATTCCCTAACTTGATGCATGGGGTATGTTGCTTCCATTTGttccaaaatataaaaacaagaTTCAGAAAAGGAGGAGATGATCTAAGAGATGCATTCTACTGTGCAGCAAAAGCATACAATCAAACTGACTTCGACGATTCCATGAGGGACTTAGACAACATTGATAGTAGAATTCGTCCTTACCTGACAAATGAAGTTGGCCTAGAAAAATGGACAAGGCTTTACAGCCCAAATAAACGCTACTCAACATTAACCTCCAACATCGCCGAGTCTGTGAACTCAGCATTGAAAGAAATCAGAGAGCTACCGATTGGAACACTGCTCGAATGTCTACGTTGCTTGGTTCAAAAATGGTCATGGGAAAACAAAAATAGAGCTTTGTCCACATTCACAACATTAGCAAAAGTACCAGAAAAGATACTAAAGGATAAACTGGAACGCAGTAAGAAACTAAAG GTGCAAACATCCAATCTTGTCATATACACAGTAAAAGAATTGTAA